A portion of the Glycine max cultivar Williams 82 chromosome 10, Glycine_max_v4.0, whole genome shotgun sequence genome contains these proteins:
- the PPCK4 gene encoding phosphoenolpyruvate-carboxylase kinase gives MSQDLKRDYVVSEEIGRGRFGTVFRCSSADSGHSYAVKSIDKVAITAAGDSLDAQCLLTEPKIVQLLSPHPHIVNLHDLYEDETNLHMVLDLCYESQFHHRVMSEPEAASVMWQLMQAVAHCHRLGVAHRDVKPDNILFDEENRLKLADFGSADTFKEGEPMSGVVGTPHYVAPEVLAGRDYNEKVDVWSAGVVLYQMLAGFLPFRGDSPVEIFEAVLRANLRFPTRVFCSVSPAAKDLLRRMLCKEVSRRFSAEQVLRHPWFSVAEQSE, from the exons ATGAGCCAAGACCTCAAGCGAGACTACGTCGTTTCGGAGGAGATCGGCCGGGGAAGATTCGGCACCGTTTTCCGCTGCTCCTCCGCAGACTCCGGTCACTCCTACGCCGTCAAATCCATCGACAAGGTGGCAATAACCGCCGCCGGAGACTCCCTCGACGCGCAATGCCTATTGACGGAGCCCAAGATCGTTCAGCTTCTCTCCCCTCACCCTCACATCGTAAACCTCCACGATCTCTACGAAGACGAAACCAACCTTCACATGGTTCTCGACCTCTGTTACGAATCGCAGTTTCACCACCGCGTCATGTCCGAACCAGAAGCCGCTTCGGTGATGTGGCAACTCATGCAAGCCGTGGCGCACTGCCACCGCCTCGGCGTCGCGCACCGAGACGTGAAACCCGATAACATTCTCTTCGATGAGGAGAATCGGCTCAAATTAGCCGATTTCGGCTCGGCTGACACTTTTAAGGAGGGCGAGCCGATGAGCGGGGTGGTTGGGACGCCGCATTACGTGGCGCCGGAGGTCCTCGCCGGAAGGGATTACAACGAGAAGGTCGACGTGTGGAGCGCCGGCGTCGTTTTGTATCAAATGTTGGCAGGGTTTCTGCCGTTTCGAGGCGATTCTCCCGTGGAGATTTTCGAGGCCGTGCTTCGCGCCAATTTGAGGTTTCCGACTCGTGTTTTTTGCTCCGTCTCACCCGCGGCCAAGGATCTTCTTCGTAGGATGCTGTGTAAAGAGGTTTCTAGAAGGTTCTCCGCAGAACAAGTCCTAA GGCACCCATGGTTTAGCGTTGCTGAACAGAGTGAGTAA